From Psychroflexus torquis ATCC 700755, the proteins below share one genomic window:
- a CDS encoding fasciclin domain-containing protein produces MKNLKIQLVLVMSVIMTTLSYGQTKMEVSTEMSPSKNIVETAVDSEVHTTLVAAIKAADLVETLSSDGPFTVFAPTNTAFGNLPEGTVETLLKPENIKQLQAVLTYHVIAGKFSASDVVAAIKKGEGKVELKTVNGGMITAMLDGKSVKIKDSKGNVATVTIVDLDQSNGVIHVIDTVLLP; encoded by the coding sequence ATGAAAAATTTGAAAATTCAATTGGTATTGGTAATGAGTGTTATTATGACAACACTGAGTTACGGTCAGACTAAAATGGAAGTGAGTACAGAGATGTCTCCTTCAAAAAACATTGTAGAAACTGCCGTAGATTCTGAAGTTCACACTACTTTAGTAGCTGCTATTAAAGCTGCGGATCTTGTTGAAACTCTATCAAGTGATGGGCCTTTTACTGTATTTGCACCTACTAATACTGCTTTTGGAAATTTACCTGAAGGAACGGTAGAAACTTTGCTAAAACCAGAAAATATAAAACAATTACAAGCAGTTTTGACCTACCACGTTATCGCTGGCAAATTTAGCGCAAGCGATGTTGTTGCTGCAATTAAAAAAGGCGAAGGGAAAGTGGAGCTTAAAACTGTAAATGGCGGTATGATTACTGCGATGCTTGACGGTAAAAGCGTAAAAATTAAAGATTCTAAAGGAAACGTCGCTACGGTAACAATTGTGGATTTAGATCAATCTAACGGTGTTATCCACGTTATAGACACAGTACTTTTACCATAA
- the rplQ gene encoding 50S ribosomal protein L17, translating into MRHRKKLNHLGRTSSHRKAMLSNMACSLIEHKRINTTVAKAKALRQYVEPLVTKSKTDTTHNRRLVFSKLKDKYMVAELFREVAPKVGERPGGYTRIIKLGNRLGDAAEMAMIELVDFNEVYTPGKKQAKKKSTRRSGKKGKEENQVETTDNSDSKTDEA; encoded by the coding sequence ATGAGACATAGAAAGAAATTAAATCACTTAGGGAGAACATCCTCACATAGGAAAGCTATGCTTTCAAACATGGCTTGTTCCCTAATTGAGCATAAAAGAATAAACACTACTGTTGCTAAAGCTAAAGCTCTAAGACAATATGTAGAACCATTAGTTACCAAATCTAAAACTGATACTACCCATAACCGTCGTTTGGTTTTTTCCAAATTGAAGGATAAATACATGGTAGCTGAACTTTTTAGAGAAGTAGCGCCTAAGGTTGGAGAAAGACCTGGAGGTTATACTCGTATCATCAAACTTGGTAACAGACTTGGTGATGCTGCAGAAATGGCAATGATTGAGCTTGTAGACTTTAACGAGGTATATACACCTGGTAAGAAACAAGCTAAGAAGAAATCTACTAGACGTTCTGGTAAAAAAGGAAAAGAAGAGAATCAAGTAGAAACTACTGATAATTCAGATTCTAAAACAGATGAGGCCTAA
- a CDS encoding DNA-directed RNA polymerase subunit alpha has product MALFNFQKPDKVIMIDSTDFEGTFEFRPLEPGYGLTVGNALRRVLLSSLEGFAITSVRIEGVDHEFSTIEGVVEDVTEMILNLKQIRFKKRAEDVDNETVSISFSGNDKMTAGDFQKYLTGFDILNPDLEICTMDKKVSLNLELTVQKGRGYVPAEENKTSKAPIGTIFTDSVFTPIKNVKYSIENFRVEQKTDYEKLIFEIISDGSIHPKDALTEAAKTLIHHFMLFSDERITLETEEMSQAETYDEESLHMRQLLKTKLVDLDLSVRALNCLKAAEVETLGDLVSHNKSDLMKFRNFGKKSLTELEELVENKGLDFGMDLSKYKLDKD; this is encoded by the coding sequence ATGGCATTATTTAATTTTCAGAAGCCCGATAAAGTTATCATGATAGATTCGACTGATTTTGAGGGGACTTTCGAGTTTAGACCCTTAGAACCAGGTTATGGTCTAACTGTCGGTAACGCTCTTCGTAGAGTTTTGTTATCATCCCTTGAAGGATTCGCTATCACTTCAGTACGAATTGAAGGTGTTGATCACGAGTTTTCAACAATAGAAGGTGTCGTCGAAGACGTTACCGAAATGATATTGAACCTTAAACAAATCAGATTTAAGAAAAGAGCTGAAGATGTAGACAACGAAACGGTTTCTATCTCTTTTTCCGGTAATGATAAAATGACTGCAGGTGACTTTCAGAAGTACCTTACAGGCTTTGATATCTTAAACCCAGATCTTGAAATTTGTACTATGGACAAGAAAGTTTCTCTTAACCTTGAGCTTACTGTTCAAAAGGGTAGGGGATATGTTCCTGCTGAAGAAAACAAAACTTCAAAAGCTCCTATTGGAACCATTTTTACAGATTCTGTTTTTACACCTATTAAAAATGTAAAATATAGTATTGAAAACTTTAGGGTTGAACAAAAAACTGATTATGAGAAATTAATTTTCGAAATTATCAGTGATGGTTCTATCCATCCAAAAGATGCTCTTACTGAAGCTGCGAAAACACTGATTCATCACTTTATGCTTTTCTCTGATGAGCGTATTACACTTGAAACAGAAGAAATGTCACAAGCTGAGACTTATGATGAAGAATCTCTTCACATGAGACAATTACTCAAAACTAAACTTGTAGATCTTGATTTATCTGTTCGTGCTTTGAATTGTTTAAAAGCCGCAGAAGTTGAGACTTTAGGCGATTTGGTTTCTCATAACAAAAGTGACTTGATGAAGTTTAGAAACTTCGGTAAAAAATCACTTACTGAGCTAGAAGAACTTGTAGAAAATAAAGGACTTGACTTCGGTATGGACCTTTCTAAATATAAACTTGACAAAGACTAA
- the eno gene encoding phosphopyruvate hydratase, whose product MSAILDIHARQIFDSRGNPALEVDVITETGTLGRFAVPSGASTGVHEAVELRDGGKDYMGKGVSKAIENVNTTIADRLLGISVFEQSEIDQIMIDLDGTDNKSKLGANAILGVSLAAAKAAANELNLPLYRYIGGVSTNTLPVPMMNIINGGSHSDAPIAFQEFMVMPVKAESFTHALKMGTEIFHHLKKVLKDRNLSTAVGDEGGFAPKLEGTEDALDSIKLAVENAGYKFGDEVMIALDCAAAEFYEDGKYNYKKFEGDSAKVMTSEEQASYLTELSENYPIISIEDGMDEDDWEGWKILTEKIGKKVQLVGDDLFVTNVQRLKKGIENNIANSILIKVNQIGTLTETIAAVNMAHNAGYTSVMSHRSGETEDNTIADLAVALSTGQIKTGSASRSDRMAKYNQLIRIEEELGDNAYFPQLNAFKIQI is encoded by the coding sequence ATGAGCGCTATTTTAGACATACATGCAAGGCAAATATTCGATTCTAGAGGGAATCCAGCTTTAGAGGTAGATGTAATCACTGAAACTGGCACCTTGGGGAGGTTTGCCGTTCCATCTGGAGCATCAACTGGAGTTCATGAAGCCGTGGAGTTAAGAGACGGTGGCAAAGATTACATGGGTAAAGGGGTGTCGAAAGCCATAGAAAATGTAAATACAACAATCGCAGATCGATTATTAGGGATTTCAGTATTTGAACAATCTGAAATTGATCAAATCATGATTGATTTAGACGGTACGGATAATAAATCAAAACTTGGAGCTAATGCAATTTTAGGAGTATCTCTTGCTGCAGCTAAGGCTGCTGCAAATGAATTGAATTTGCCTCTTTATAGATATATAGGTGGTGTTTCTACAAATACTCTCCCCGTTCCAATGATGAATATTATTAATGGGGGTTCACATAGTGACGCTCCTATTGCTTTTCAAGAATTTATGGTCATGCCCGTAAAAGCAGAGAGTTTTACTCATGCCCTAAAGATGGGGACCGAAATTTTTCATCACCTTAAAAAAGTTTTAAAAGACAGAAACTTAAGTACAGCTGTTGGTGATGAAGGTGGTTTTGCTCCAAAATTAGAAGGAACAGAGGATGCTCTTGACTCCATTAAACTAGCTGTTGAAAATGCAGGCTACAAATTCGGAGATGAAGTCATGATTGCTTTAGATTGTGCGGCAGCTGAATTTTATGAAGACGGAAAATATAACTATAAGAAGTTTGAAGGAGACTCCGCTAAAGTAATGACTTCCGAAGAGCAGGCTAGTTACTTAACTGAACTATCAGAAAATTATCCTATTATTTCTATAGAAGATGGAATGGATGAGGACGATTGGGAAGGTTGGAAAATTTTAACCGAAAAGATTGGTAAAAAAGTACAACTGGTCGGCGATGATTTATTTGTGACTAACGTTCAACGTTTAAAGAAAGGTATTGAAAACAACATAGCAAACTCAATTCTTATCAAAGTAAATCAAATAGGAACCTTAACAGAGACTATTGCCGCAGTTAATATGGCTCATAATGCTGGTTATACGTCGGTTATGTCTCACAGATCGGGTGAAACAGAAGACAATACTATAGCAGATTTAGCTGTAGCCTTGTCCACAGGGCAAATCAAAACAGGATCTGCGTCTAGAAGTGACAGGATGGCAAAATATAATCAACTTATTAGAATAGAAGAGGAGTTAGGGGATAATGCTTATTTCCCACAACTCAATGCGTTCAAGATTCAAATATAA
- a CDS encoding S10 family peptidase produces MKYFLALLTIFVTSLIYSQSVEFNLDETVVTNHEVTINSKQINYTAETGMQPVWDQQGKPIAGLQYTYYKVSNQKKNETSKERPLVISFNGGPGSASVWMHLAYTGPRVLNISDEGFPVQPYGYKENPYSILDVADIVYVNPVNTGYSRPVLDEKGNFDKSKFFGVNADVEYLAEWINTFVSRKDKWLAPKYLIGESYGTTRVAGLANRLQNSHWMYINGVILVSPTELGIERDGPIEIANRLPYFTAAAWYHDKLSPELQDKPILEALDEVERFTIQELIPALTMGGFLDSEKKKTIVEKMSYYSSIDEKVFLQNNLELPFNTFWKTLKIDDGYTVGRLDSRYLGLDGKEAGTRPDYNAELTAWLQSFTPAINDYLKNELNYKTDLKYNMFGNVYPWDRTQDNNTGKELRQAMAQNPSMEVMIQSGLFDGATTYFNAKYTMWHIDASGKMKDRLHFKTYESGHMMYLRKEDLETANNDIREFIKTSLPKANSPIKY; encoded by the coding sequence ATGAAATATTTTTTGGCATTACTTACTATTTTTGTGACTTCTCTAATCTACTCTCAGTCTGTTGAATTTAATCTAGATGAAACTGTCGTTACCAACCATGAAGTAACTATAAATAGTAAACAAATTAATTACACTGCAGAAACAGGGATGCAACCCGTTTGGGACCAACAAGGAAAACCTATTGCAGGACTTCAATACACGTATTATAAAGTTTCCAATCAGAAAAAAAATGAGACTTCTAAAGAAAGACCACTGGTTATTTCATTTAACGGTGGCCCAGGCTCAGCTTCTGTCTGGATGCATCTTGCATATACAGGTCCAAGAGTTCTGAACATAAGTGATGAAGGCTTTCCTGTTCAACCTTATGGGTATAAGGAAAACCCTTACAGTATTTTGGATGTTGCAGACATAGTATACGTCAACCCAGTAAATACAGGATATTCAAGACCTGTGCTAGACGAGAAAGGCAATTTCGATAAGTCAAAATTTTTCGGAGTTAATGCCGATGTGGAGTATTTGGCAGAATGGATCAACACTTTTGTAAGCAGAAAAGACAAATGGCTTGCACCAAAATATTTAATCGGTGAAAGTTATGGTACAACAAGGGTAGCAGGATTAGCCAATAGGCTTCAAAATTCTCATTGGATGTATATCAACGGAGTCATTTTGGTTTCTCCTACAGAATTGGGGATAGAAAGGGATGGCCCTATTGAGATCGCCAATAGGTTGCCTTATTTTACTGCAGCAGCTTGGTACCACGATAAGCTGAGTCCTGAATTACAAGACAAACCTATTTTAGAAGCACTTGATGAAGTAGAAAGGTTCACTATTCAAGAACTTATACCAGCCCTTACAATGGGCGGGTTCTTAGATTCTGAAAAAAAGAAAACTATAGTAGAAAAAATGTCCTATTATTCAAGCATAGATGAAAAAGTCTTTCTTCAAAACAATTTAGAATTACCCTTTAATACGTTTTGGAAAACTTTGAAAATTGACGACGGCTATACGGTTGGACGTTTAGATTCAAGGTACTTGGGTCTCGACGGCAAAGAAGCGGGAACTCGACCAGATTACAATGCTGAATTAACGGCATGGTTACAGTCATTTACCCCTGCGATAAATGATTACCTTAAAAATGAACTTAACTATAAGACCGATTTAAAATACAACATGTTTGGCAATGTCTATCCTTGGGACAGAACTCAGGACAATAACACAGGCAAAGAGTTAAGACAAGCTATGGCTCAAAACCCTAGTATGGAGGTCATGATTCAATCTGGTTTGTTCGATGGGGCTACTACTTATTTTAATGCAAAGTATACCATGTGGCATATAGATGCAAGTGGAAAAATGAAAGACAGGTTACATTTCAAAACCTATGAGAGTGGACATATGATGTACCTTAGAAAAGAAGATTTAGAAACGGCTAACAATGACATTAGAGAATTCATAAAGACCAGTTTACCAAAAGCTAATTCTCCAATTAAGTATTAG
- a CDS encoding citrate synthase, whose amino-acid sequence MSDKAELILDGKKIELPIVTGSENEKAIDISSLRASTGYITLDRGFKNTGSTSSSITFLDGEKGILRYRGYSIEDLAENASFLEVSYLLIYGELPDKTALESYKKEITYHTLIHEDIKNIIDGFPSNSHPMGVLCSLVSSLTAFYPESLDPNRSANEVDQTVKRLIAKMPTMAAWAYKNKVGHRANYPDNSLDYCSNFLKMMFAVPSEEYEVDPVIANALDKLLILHADHEQNCSTATVRVVGSSHASLYASISAGISALWGPLHGGANQAVIEMLEAIQADGGDVQKYMAKAKDKDDPFRLMGFGHRVYKNFDPRAKIIKKAADEVLAKLGIDDPILEIAKGLEEVALNDEYFIERKLYPNVDFYSGIIYRAIGIPTSMFTVMFALGRLPGWIAQWKEMRLQNEPIGRPRQVYTGEVKREFKTIEER is encoded by the coding sequence ATGTCAGATAAAGCGGAATTAATTTTAGATGGAAAAAAAATTGAGCTTCCAATAGTTACGGGTAGTGAAAATGAAAAGGCCATAGATATAAGCTCTTTAAGAGCCTCTACAGGCTACATTACACTAGATCGTGGTTTTAAGAATACGGGGTCAACCTCTAGCAGTATTACTTTTTTAGATGGTGAAAAAGGGATATTAAGATACAGAGGTTACTCCATTGAAGATTTAGCAGAGAATGCAAGTTTTTTAGAAGTTTCTTACCTATTAATTTATGGTGAATTACCAGACAAAACTGCACTGGAATCTTATAAAAAAGAGATTACATACCATACCTTAATTCACGAGGATATTAAAAACATAATTGATGGTTTCCCATCCAACTCCCATCCAATGGGTGTACTATGTTCTCTGGTGTCTTCATTAACCGCATTTTATCCTGAATCTTTAGATCCAAACAGATCTGCAAATGAAGTAGACCAAACTGTCAAAAGGCTTATAGCTAAGATGCCTACTATGGCTGCTTGGGCATATAAGAATAAGGTAGGTCATAGGGCAAATTATCCTGACAATAGTTTAGATTATTGTTCGAATTTCTTAAAAATGATGTTCGCAGTTCCTTCAGAAGAATATGAGGTAGATCCTGTTATAGCTAATGCGCTTGATAAATTACTAATACTTCACGCAGACCATGAGCAAAATTGCTCAACTGCCACGGTAAGAGTAGTTGGATCTTCACACGCAAGTTTATATGCTTCAATTTCAGCTGGTATAAGTGCATTGTGGGGACCACTCCATGGAGGAGCTAACCAAGCTGTTATAGAAATGCTGGAAGCCATTCAAGCAGATGGTGGTGATGTACAAAAGTACATGGCAAAGGCTAAAGATAAAGATGATCCATTTCGACTAATGGGATTTGGACATAGAGTTTACAAAAATTTCGATCCTAGAGCAAAAATTATTAAGAAAGCTGCTGATGAAGTTTTAGCTAAATTAGGTATTGATGATCCCATTTTGGAAATAGCTAAAGGCTTAGAGGAAGTAGCTCTAAATGATGAATATTTCATTGAAAGAAAACTTTACCCTAATGTTGATTTTTATTCAGGAATTATCTATAGAGCGATTGGAATTCCAACTTCTATGTTTACCGTGATGTTTGCACTAGGAAGACTTCCAGGATGGATTGCACAATGGAAAGAAATGCGTCTGCAAAATGAGCCTATCGGAAGACCAAGGCAAGTTTATACAGGTGAGGTTAAACGTGAGTTTAAAACAATAGAAGAAAGATAA
- the azu gene encoding azurin: protein MKKTLALLFLSTSLLIGCGGESKKSEEKQSIKINSSSNEKVKEEGISEVYLSGSDQMKYNKSQITVTAGDEVVLTFEHAGKLPKEVMGHNFVLLKKGTNVQEFGQEALEYKDNDYIPEDSDVIIVHTEMLGGGQKTTITFQAPEKGDYDFICSFPGHVALMNGIFTVE from the coding sequence ATGAAAAAAACACTTGCTTTACTTTTTTTATCTACTAGCCTTTTAATAGGATGTGGAGGGGAAAGTAAAAAATCAGAGGAAAAACAAAGTATCAAGATCAACTCCAGTTCTAATGAAAAGGTAAAAGAGGAAGGGATATCTGAAGTTTATCTATCTGGTAGTGATCAAATGAAATATAATAAAAGCCAAATTACGGTTACAGCTGGTGATGAAGTTGTGTTAACGTTCGAACATGCAGGGAAACTGCCAAAAGAAGTTATGGGACACAATTTTGTTTTGTTAAAAAAAGGAACAAATGTTCAAGAGTTTGGACAAGAAGCTTTAGAATATAAAGACAATGATTACATACCTGAAGACAGTGATGTTATTATTGTTCATACTGAAATGCTAGGTGGTGGTCAAAAGACTACAATTACATTTCAAGCGCCTGAAAAAGGAGATTACGATTTTATATGTAGTTTCCCTGGTCACGTTGCTTTAATGAATGGTATTTTTACTGTAGAGTAA
- the rpsK gene encoding 30S ribosomal protein S11 → MAKSSTKKRKVIVDAYGEAHISASFNNIIVSLTNKKGDVISWSSSGKMGFRGSKKNTPYAAQLSAEDASKVAHEAGLRKVKVYVKGPGNGRESAIRSLHNSGIEVTEIIDVTPIPHNGCRPPKRRRV, encoded by the coding sequence ATGGCAAAATCATCAACAAAAAAGCGTAAAGTAATTGTAGATGCATATGGCGAAGCTCATATTTCTGCCTCTTTCAATAACATCATCGTTTCGTTAACCAACAAAAAGGGCGATGTTATTTCATGGTCATCTTCTGGTAAGATGGGCTTTAGAGGTAGTAAAAAGAATACCCCTTATGCTGCACAATTATCTGCTGAAGATGCGAGTAAAGTTGCTCACGAAGCTGGTTTACGTAAAGTAAAAGTTTATGTAAAAGGTCCTGGTAACGGAAGAGAATCCGCCATCAGATCTTTACATAACTCAGGTATAGAAGTTACTGAAATTATTGATGTAACTCCAATACCACATAATGGTTGTAGACCACCAAAACGAAGAAGAGTCTAA
- the rpsD gene encoding 30S ribosomal protein S4, whose product MARYTGPKTKIARKFGESIFGDDKSFEKRNYPPGQHGNNRRRGKKSEYAVQLMEKQKAKYTYGILEKQFRNMFSKANRSTGITGEILLQLCESRLDNVTYRLGIAPTRSGARQLVSHKHITVNGQLVNIPSYQIKPNDVVSIREKSKSLNVVQESLSNNKSVNEWMTWNSEKMQGTFVKVPERSQIPEKINEQFIVELYSK is encoded by the coding sequence ATGGCAAGATATACCGGTCCCAAAACTAAAATAGCTAGAAAATTTGGCGAATCCATTTTTGGTGACGACAAATCTTTCGAAAAAAGAAATTATCCTCCTGGCCAACATGGTAACAACAGGAGAAGAGGTAAAAAATCTGAGTATGCAGTGCAACTCATGGAAAAGCAAAAGGCTAAATATACCTACGGTATTTTAGAAAAGCAATTCCGTAATATGTTTAGTAAAGCGAATAGATCCACTGGTATTACAGGTGAGATATTATTGCAGTTATGTGAATCTAGACTTGATAACGTTACTTATAGACTAGGGATTGCACCTACAAGAAGTGGTGCTAGACAACTAGTTTCCCACAAACATATTACTGTAAATGGTCAGTTAGTAAACATTCCTTCTTACCAAATTAAACCAAATGATGTTGTTAGTATTAGAGAAAAATCTAAATCACTTAACGTGGTTCAAGAGTCTTTATCCAACAATAAATCTGTTAACGAATGGATGACTTGGAATAGTGAGAAAATGCAAGGGACTTTTGTAAAAGTTCCAGAAAGATCACAGATTCCAGAAAAAATTAATGAGCAATTCATCGTTGAATTATACTCTAAATAA
- the groL gene encoding chaperonin GroEL (60 kDa chaperone family; promotes refolding of misfolded polypeptides especially under stressful conditions; forms two stacked rings of heptamers to form a barrel-shaped 14mer; ends can be capped by GroES; misfolded proteins enter the barrel where they are refolded when GroES binds) produces MAKNIIFDIEARNGVKRGVDALANAVKVTLGPKGRNVIIGKSFGAPMVTKDGVSVAKEIELADPLENMGAQMVKEVASKTNDLAGDGTTTATVLAQAIVHEGLKNVASGANPLGLKRGIDKAVEAVVAELTKQAKSVGDTSEEIKQVASISANNDEKIGELIAEAFGKVGKEGVITVEEAKGTETYMEVVEGMQFDRGYLSPYFVTDSEKMTVDLENPYILIVDKKINSMKDLLPVLEPAAQSGKPLLIIAEDIEGEALATLVVNKLRGSLKIAAVKAPGFGDRRKAMLEDIAILTGGTVISEERGFTLENATLDMLGTAENVTLDKDNTTIVNGGGEKENITNRVNQIKAQVESTTSDYDKEKLQERLAKLSGGIGVLYVGAASEVEMKEKKDRVDDALHATRAAVEEGIVAGGGVAFIRALKALSKLKGDDADEQTGINIIAKAIESPMRTIVENAGGEGSVVINKVLEGDLGYDAKTNTYVDMIKAGIIDPKKVARIALENAASVAGMILTTECALVDIKEDDNGGGGMPPMGGGMPGMM; encoded by the coding sequence ATGGCAAAGAATATAATTTTTGATATAGAAGCAAGAAATGGTGTTAAGCGAGGTGTAGATGCTTTAGCAAACGCCGTAAAAGTGACTTTAGGGCCTAAAGGTCGTAACGTGATTATAGGTAAATCATTTGGTGCACCAATGGTTACCAAAGATGGGGTAAGCGTTGCTAAAGAAATAGAGCTTGCAGATCCCTTAGAAAATATGGGAGCACAAATGGTTAAAGAAGTGGCTTCCAAAACCAATGATTTAGCTGGTGACGGTACCACTACAGCAACTGTTTTAGCTCAGGCTATTGTTCATGAAGGACTTAAAAACGTAGCTTCAGGAGCTAACCCACTTGGACTTAAAAGAGGAATAGACAAGGCTGTAGAAGCTGTTGTTGCAGAATTAACGAAACAAGCAAAATCTGTTGGAGATACATCAGAAGAAATTAAGCAAGTCGCTTCCATTTCAGCAAATAACGATGAAAAAATCGGTGAATTAATTGCAGAAGCTTTTGGTAAAGTAGGTAAAGAAGGGGTGATCACTGTTGAAGAAGCCAAAGGAACTGAAACTTACATGGAAGTTGTAGAAGGTATGCAGTTTGATAGAGGTTATCTTTCTCCATATTTCGTCACAGATAGTGAAAAAATGACTGTTGATCTTGAGAATCCATACATTTTGATCGTGGATAAGAAGATTAACTCTATGAAGGATTTACTTCCTGTATTGGAACCAGCTGCTCAAAGTGGTAAACCACTATTGATTATTGCAGAAGATATCGAAGGTGAAGCCTTAGCTACACTTGTTGTAAATAAATTGAGAGGTTCTTTAAAAATAGCTGCTGTAAAAGCACCAGGATTTGGTGATCGTAGAAAAGCTATGCTAGAAGATATCGCAATTTTAACTGGAGGCACTGTTATTTCAGAAGAGCGTGGATTTACACTAGAAAACGCTACTCTAGATATGTTGGGTACTGCAGAAAATGTCACTTTAGATAAAGACAATACAACTATAGTAAATGGAGGTGGTGAAAAAGAAAACATCACTAACCGTGTGAATCAAATTAAAGCTCAAGTAGAATCTACAACAAGCGATTATGATAAAGAGAAATTACAAGAACGTCTAGCTAAATTATCTGGCGGAATTGGAGTTTTATATGTAGGAGCTGCTTCTGAAGTAGAAATGAAAGAGAAGAAAGACCGTGTGGACGACGCCTTACATGCTACTCGTGCAGCGGTAGAAGAAGGTATAGTTGCTGGTGGTGGCGTTGCCTTCATCAGAGCGCTTAAAGCACTCTCTAAGCTTAAAGGTGATGATGCCGATGAGCAAACAGGAATCAACATTATTGCAAAAGCGATTGAATCTCCAATGAGAACTATCGTAGAAAATGCAGGTGGTGAAGGCTCTGTAGTTATCAATAAAGTCTTAGAAGGTGACCTAGGCTACGATGCTAAAACCAACACTTATGTGGATATGATAAAAGCAGGTATTATAGATCCTAAGAAAGTAGCGAGAATTGCATTGGAAAATGCAGCTTCGGTTGCAGGAATGATTTTAACTACTGAATGCGCTCTTGTAGACATAAAGGAAGACGATAATGGTGGCGGCGGGATGCCACCAATGGGAGGCGGAATGCCGGGAATGATGTAA
- the carA gene encoding glutamine-hydrolyzing carbamoyl-phosphate synthase small subunit, with protein MKYNLKSPAVILLADGTVFKGQSSVKFDSNRSGEICFNTGMTGYQEIFTDPSYFGQIMVTTNAHIGNYGVNVDESESDGVKISGLVCKNFSFAPSRVNSDSSLEEFLGEADLPVVFDVDTRALVSHIRTHGAMNAIISSDVENLEVLKAELANHPSMKGLELASSVSTKTGYTLGDKLSDFRVAVLDLGVKKNILRRLEARGAYIKVFPYNSTYEELIEWNPKGILLSNGPGDPEPLTSAINLAKKCISNAIPTFGICLGHQVIALSVGIPTLKMHNGHRGINHPVLNLVSGKSEVTSQNHGFTIDKKSTEFNDKVEISHMHLNDHSIAGIKVKGKPCFSVQYHPEAGPGPNDASYLFDEFFVMMSSEHVSV; from the coding sequence ATGAAATACAACTTAAAAAGTCCTGCAGTTATTTTACTAGCTGATGGAACAGTATTTAAAGGTCAATCTTCAGTAAAGTTTGATTCCAATAGATCGGGTGAGATCTGTTTTAATACTGGAATGACAGGCTATCAAGAAATATTTACAGATCCCTCTTATTTTGGACAAATCATGGTGACCACAAATGCCCATATTGGTAATTATGGGGTAAACGTCGACGAAAGTGAATCTGATGGTGTTAAGATTTCTGGCTTGGTTTGTAAGAATTTTTCATTCGCGCCTTCCCGAGTTAATTCTGACTCTAGTTTAGAAGAATTTTTAGGTGAAGCAGATCTCCCAGTTGTTTTTGATGTAGATACAAGAGCATTGGTCTCACACATCAGAACGCATGGTGCAATGAATGCTATCATTTCTTCCGACGTCGAAAATTTGGAGGTTCTTAAAGCCGAATTAGCAAACCATCCTTCTATGAAAGGTTTAGAACTTGCTTCTTCAGTATCTACAAAAACAGGATATACGTTAGGCGATAAATTATCTGATTTTAGAGTCGCTGTCTTAGATTTAGGGGTGAAGAAAAATATTTTAAGGCGTCTTGAAGCTAGAGGGGCATACATAAAGGTTTTTCCTTACAACTCCACTTACGAGGAGTTGATCGAATGGAATCCTAAAGGTATATTACTTTCTAACGGTCCCGGTGATCCAGAACCTTTAACTTCTGCTATCAACTTAGCTAAGAAATGCATCAGTAATGCCATTCCTACCTTTGGTATTTGTCTTGGGCATCAAGTTATTGCCCTGTCTGTTGGAATACCAACCCTTAAAATGCATAATGGTCATAGAGGGATAAATCATCCCGTTCTCAACTTAGTTTCTGGTAAGAGCGAGGTTACTTCTCAAAATCATGGATTTACGATAGACAAGAAGTCTACAGAGTTCAATGACAAAGTTGAAATTTCACATATGCATTTAAATGATCATTCTATAGCCGGTATCAAAGTGAAGGGCAAGCCTTGTTTTTCTGTACAGTATCACCCAGAAGCTGGTCCCGGTCCTAATGATGCTAGCTATTTGTTTGACGAATTTTTTGTAATGATGTCTTCTGAACATGTTTCAGTATAA